A genome region from Phoenix dactylifera cultivar Barhee BC4 chromosome 18, palm_55x_up_171113_PBpolish2nd_filt_p, whole genome shotgun sequence includes the following:
- the LOC103710738 gene encoding putative septum site-determining protein minD homolog, chloroplastic, with amino-acid sequence MASPLPSIPRAVSSLHSILPSPVLLGPEASGARRRRTPGAAVSATFQWNRMPQLAGETPRVVVVTSGKEGVGKTTTAANVGISLARFGFSVVAVDADAGLRNLDLLLGLGNRVHYTAVEVLNGDCRLDQPLVRDRRYPSLELLCISKPRSMFPLGFGAKALTWVVDALRSRASGAPHLVLIDFPAGIDAGFITAIAPASEAVLVTTPDITALRDADRVTGLLECDGIRDIKMVVNRVRTDLMRGKDMMSVLDVQEMLGLALLGVITEDSEVIKSTNRGYPLVLNKPPTVAGRAFEQAAWRLVEQDTMTAVMVEEEPKKKGFFSFFGG; translated from the coding sequence ATGGCTTCTCCTCTTCCCTCGATCccccgcgccgtctcctccctcCACTCAATCCTCCCTTCTCCCGTCCTCCTCGGCCCCGAAGCCTCAGGCGCCCGCCGCCGCAGGACTCCCGGAGCCGCCGTCTCCGCCACCTTCCAGTGGAACCGCATGCCCCAGCTCGCCGGCGAGACCCCCCGCGTGGTGGTGGTCACCTCCGGCAAGGAAGGCGTCGGCAAGACCACCACCGCCGCCAACGTCGGCATCTCCCTCGCCCGCTTCGGGTTCTCTGTCGTCGCCGTCGACGCCGACGCCGGCCTCCGCAACCTCGACCTCCTCCTCGGCCTCGGGAACCGCGTCCACTACACGGCCGTCGAGGTCCTCAACGGCGACTGCCGCCTCGACCAGCCCCTCGTCCGCGACCGCCGCTACCCCTCCCTCGAGCTCCTCTGCATCTCCAAGCCCCGCTCTATGTTCCCCCTCGGCTTCGGCGCCAAGGCCCTCACTTGGGTCGTCGACGCCCTCCGCTCGCGCGCTTCGGGCGCCCCTCACTTGGTCCTTATCGACTTCCCTGCTGGCATCGACGCCGGATTCATCACCGCCATCGCCCCTGCCAGTGAGGCCGTGCTCGTGACCACCCCTGACATCACCGCCCTTCGCGACGCCGACCGGGTCACTGGCCTCCTCGAGTGCGACGGCATTCGGGACATCAAGATGGTCGTTAACAGGGTCCGCACTGATCTTATGAGAGGGAAGGACATGATGTCGGTGCTCGACGTGCAGGAAATGCTCGGCCTTGCACTGCTTGGGGTCATTACAGAGGACTCAGAGGTGATTAAGAGCACGAATCGAGGATATcctcttgttcttaacaagcctCCAACGGTGGCTGGGCGGGCATTCGAGCAGGCTGCGTGGAGGCTGGTCGAGCAGGATACCATGACTGCAGTGATGGTCGAGGAGGAGCCCAAGAAAAAgggcttcttttccttctttggagGGTAA